A genome region from Marinobacter panjinensis includes the following:
- a CDS encoding Crp/Fnr family transcriptional regulator, producing MSESSVFHEQNQLLSALPDTAKKRIFPKLKLVEMKLGDVIYESGQAIEFVYFPTNCIISLLYVMMNGSSAEISVVGKEGMAGIAVFMGGDSTPSRTVVQSKGYAYRMPAQELKNEFDFSPEVRVLTLRYTQSLITQMSQTAVCNRHHSIDQQLCRWLLLSLDRLPDNQLTMTQELIANMLGVRREGVTEAAGKLQDLGIIQYRRGHINVTDRPGLEALSCECYAVVKRETDRLASGYSNY from the coding sequence ATGTCCGAATCATCTGTCTTCCACGAACAGAATCAATTGCTGTCCGCCTTGCCGGACACCGCCAAAAAGCGGATTTTCCCCAAACTCAAACTGGTTGAAATGAAACTGGGTGACGTCATTTACGAATCCGGCCAGGCCATTGAATTTGTCTATTTTCCGACCAACTGCATTATTTCGCTGCTTTACGTCATGATGAACGGCTCGTCCGCCGAAATTTCGGTGGTCGGGAAAGAGGGAATGGCAGGCATTGCCGTATTTATGGGCGGAGACAGTACCCCCAGCCGAACGGTTGTACAAAGCAAGGGCTACGCTTACCGAATGCCCGCTCAGGAACTCAAGAATGAGTTTGACTTCAGCCCCGAGGTACGGGTGCTTACCCTGCGCTACACCCAGTCGCTGATCACCCAGATGTCCCAGACGGCTGTGTGTAATCGTCACCACTCAATTGACCAGCAACTGTGTCGCTGGCTGCTGTTATCCCTGGATCGCCTCCCGGATAACCAGTTGACAATGACCCAGGAACTCATCGCCAACATGCTGGGTGTCCGCCGTGAGGGCGTCACCGAAGCGGCTGGCAAACTGCAGGACCTGGGGATTATCCAATATCGTCGCGGCCATATAAACGTGACTGACCGGCCAGGGCTCGAGGCACTGTCCTGCGAATGTTACGCCGTGGTCAAGCGGGAAACTGACCGCCTGGCTTCAGGCTACTCCAACTACTGA
- a CDS encoding chemotaxis protein CheB, with product MRIVGIGASAGGLASFEDFFRNTPCDTGMAFLVVQHLDPTQKALLPELLQRYTEMPVHEAQQNMPIRADSIYVIPPNRELRVLDETLKLEQPEESRGMRLPINVLFSSLASAHSERAIAVVLSGMGSDGTLGLQAIKATGGLTVVESPDTAQFDAMPKSAIAADCADIVAPADELPDRILAYVRRVPEPGKGPHPADQRGLRSLTQLDPIIRVLQKHTRHDFSLYKPSTLHRRIERRMAIHGIADLADYSHFLADNKQEVQLLFRELLIGVTQFFRDPETWDYLIETGLPELITAQPPDQTLRAWVVGCSTGEEAYSLAMAFTEVLDRIEPRRTQNLQIFASDISPEAIAQARQGQYPLSIQDTVSEDRLTRFFTRHSNYYQISPSIRDKVLFAPHDVILDPPFTKLDMITCRNLLIYFDASLQRRILPLFHYSLRPNGLLMLGSSETIGRLNHLFAPLKPKMRLYRCKPFNSFRHYNFLLKSFPPMSTFDKEHSVRSNQDLPQEATNNLQSAADHVLLQVYAPAAVVLNAEADIVYISGRTGKYLEPAAGKANWNIHAMAREGLREHLYNALQQASDQAEPLELSGVVVQTGSGTQAVDVTIQALREPDALKGMTMVVFRDAPTPPPSRRRKSASAAESDYAAETQRYQKEIESLRKQAKQTREELQASNEELQSTNEELQSANEELTTSKEEMQSMNEELQTINTELQTKLDDLALAQSDMQNVLNSIEIAVLFLDQDLNVRRYTERTAAIVNLRESDIGRPIGDLTTSLRYPDLREDARQTLDTLAVSEKQITTNDDRWFSVRIIPYRRVDNMIDGVVITLVDITETKNLESSLRKQPQA from the coding sequence ATGCGTATCGTAGGTATCGGCGCCTCCGCTGGTGGCCTGGCGTCATTCGAAGACTTTTTCCGCAATACGCCTTGCGATACCGGCATGGCATTTCTGGTCGTGCAACACCTGGACCCGACCCAGAAAGCACTGCTGCCGGAACTGCTGCAACGCTATACCGAAATGCCGGTGCATGAAGCGCAGCAGAACATGCCCATTCGCGCCGATTCAATTTATGTCATCCCGCCGAATCGGGAACTCCGGGTGCTTGATGAAACCCTGAAGCTGGAGCAGCCAGAGGAATCCCGGGGAATGCGCCTGCCCATCAATGTGCTGTTTTCATCGCTGGCCAGCGCCCACAGCGAGCGGGCCATTGCCGTTGTGCTTTCCGGCATGGGCTCAGACGGCACCCTGGGGCTGCAGGCCATAAAGGCCACCGGCGGGCTGACCGTGGTTGAGAGTCCCGACACGGCCCAGTTCGATGCCATGCCCAAGAGTGCGATAGCCGCGGACTGTGCCGATATTGTGGCACCGGCTGACGAATTACCGGATCGTATCCTGGCGTATGTCCGGCGTGTGCCCGAACCCGGTAAAGGCCCCCATCCTGCTGACCAACGGGGCCTCAGATCTCTGACACAACTGGACCCGATCATCCGCGTGCTGCAAAAGCACACCCGGCATGACTTTTCGCTCTACAAACCCTCGACCCTTCACCGTCGGATCGAGCGCCGCATGGCCATCCATGGGATTGCGGATCTGGCCGATTACAGCCACTTTCTTGCCGATAACAAACAGGAAGTTCAGCTGTTATTCCGGGAACTGTTGATCGGCGTTACCCAGTTTTTCCGGGATCCGGAAACCTGGGACTACCTGATAGAAACCGGCCTGCCAGAACTGATCACTGCGCAACCCCCGGACCAGACGCTGAGAGCCTGGGTGGTGGGCTGCTCAACCGGGGAAGAGGCTTATTCGCTGGCCATGGCGTTCACCGAGGTGCTGGACCGCATTGAACCGAGGCGAACGCAGAACCTGCAGATTTTTGCCTCCGATATCAGTCCTGAAGCCATTGCCCAGGCGCGACAGGGGCAGTATCCACTGAGTATTCAAGACACTGTATCGGAAGACCGACTGACGCGTTTTTTCACCAGGCACAGCAACTATTACCAGATAAGCCCGTCGATACGTGACAAGGTATTGTTTGCCCCGCACGATGTCATCCTTGATCCGCCATTTACCAAGCTGGATATGATTACCTGCCGCAACCTGCTGATTTATTTCGACGCGTCGCTGCAACGGCGGATACTGCCCTTGTTCCACTACAGCCTCCGCCCGAACGGATTGTTGATGCTGGGCAGTTCGGAAACCATCGGCCGGCTGAATCATCTGTTTGCACCGCTGAAGCCTAAAATGCGCCTGTACCGATGCAAACCTTTCAACTCCTTTCGGCACTATAACTTCTTGCTAAAATCGTTCCCACCGATGTCCACCTTTGACAAGGAGCACTCCGTGCGATCCAACCAGGACCTCCCTCAGGAGGCTACCAACAACCTGCAATCCGCCGCGGATCATGTGCTGCTACAGGTCTATGCACCGGCTGCTGTCGTGCTCAACGCAGAAGCGGATATTGTTTATATCAGCGGCCGTACCGGCAAGTATCTGGAACCTGCTGCCGGAAAGGCCAACTGGAACATCCATGCCATGGCCCGGGAAGGTCTGCGCGAACACCTTTATAACGCCCTGCAACAGGCATCGGATCAGGCGGAACCGCTTGAGCTCAGCGGGGTAGTGGTACAGACCGGCTCCGGCACACAGGCCGTTGACGTGACCATTCAGGCCCTCCGTGAACCTGACGCCCTGAAGGGCATGACCATGGTAGTATTCCGCGACGCACCCACACCCCCGCCCTCACGGCGCCGCAAATCTGCCTCGGCCGCCGAATCGGACTACGCTGCGGAAACCCAGCGGTATCAAAAGGAAATTGAAAGTCTGCGGAAGCAGGCAAAACAGACCCGGGAAGAACTGCAGGCGTCCAACGAAGAGCTTCAGTCCACCAACGAAGAGTTGCAGTCTGCCAATGAAGAGCTGACAACGTCCAAGGAAGAAATGCAGTCGATGAACGAAGAACTGCAAACCATTAATACAGAACTGCAAACCAAGCTGGACGACCTCGCGCTTGCACAAAGCGATATGCAGAACGTGCTCAACAGCATCGAAATTGCGGTTCTGTTCCTGGATCAGGACCTGAACGTACGGCGCTATACCGAGCGGACTGCAGCCATCGTCAACCTGCGCGAAAGCGACATAGGCCGCCCGATCGGCGACCTGACCACCAGTCTCCGGTATCCGGACCTGCGGGAAGACGCCCGGCAGACCCTGGATACCCTGGCGGTCAGCGAAAAGCAGATTACCACCAACGACGACCGCTGGTTTTCGGTCAGGATCATACCCTAC
- a CDS encoding sensor domain-containing phosphodiesterase — translation MTSSNIEKRRLAALNRLGILDTPPEERFERLTRIARQYYQVKIALFTIVDNERQWFKSRQGLDTPETPRSVAFCDYAIQQDKILLVADAAEDPRFSKNPLVTGEPFIRFYAGMPVREPGGFKIGTLCIIDDKPRQLNEVDLDVLRSLASIVEDELERAYLATTDHDYVHVSHLSRAIHRAQNVFLTSDNERAAFEQMLSDLLSLTGSQFGFIGEVLRHDNQIPYLKIGAITNIAWSPETQALYQEVERRGLIFDRLDNILGKPMVTGEVIVSNDLETDPRRGGLPSGHPPITAYIGIPVFSGDRQIGLIGLANRLGGYTARLAEELEPLLQTVGNLIERKRLYQEKREHQKSLEQAANFDALTGLPNRRRLTALFEQELFEAKQREGLVSVCFIDLDGFKEINDLHGHAVGDAVLKSIAQRLLSSIRAHDIVARLGGDEFVAILRDVDDARVYARLLEAIRRPINYRHHILNLSASMGVTIYPDDDADADLLIRHADQAMYAAKEAGKNTYTLFDLDSHFSRKERVKVIEQIGDAIRLGQLELYYQPKVSFTRHCLEGFEALIRWNHPVQGLLSPDYFLEHIEYTEYARSVGNFVIREAITRLQEFADSRLPYTVSVNLSPSHFLGPDFRDDLASALGDCPHDIRSNLILEILETTALDDTHRVLENLQACRDLGVDMSLDDFGTGYSSLDLFRRLPAQEIKIDRSFVMDMLDNNDNFMIVSAIVSLSQSFQRRLVAEGIESAPVEAKLMELGCELGQGFFYSRPMPLEKALEWASHFTWSTRANSPDS, via the coding sequence ATGACCTCCTCGAACATTGAAAAACGCAGGCTCGCAGCCCTGAATCGCCTGGGTATTCTTGACACGCCGCCGGAAGAACGTTTCGAGCGGCTGACGCGAATTGCGCGGCAGTACTATCAGGTGAAGATCGCGCTTTTTACGATCGTCGACAATGAGCGCCAGTGGTTCAAATCCCGGCAGGGTCTGGATACCCCGGAAACGCCGCGATCGGTGGCGTTCTGTGACTACGCCATACAACAGGACAAAATCCTGCTGGTAGCAGACGCTGCCGAAGACCCCCGCTTCAGCAAGAATCCACTGGTTACCGGCGAGCCATTCATCCGCTTCTACGCCGGGATGCCCGTGCGCGAGCCCGGCGGTTTCAAAATCGGCACTCTCTGTATCATTGACGACAAGCCCCGGCAGCTCAACGAGGTTGACCTGGATGTGCTGCGAAGCCTTGCCAGCATTGTCGAGGACGAACTGGAGCGAGCCTACCTGGCAACCACCGATCATGACTATGTCCATGTGTCGCACCTCAGCCGGGCCATCCACCGGGCGCAGAACGTTTTTCTGACCAGCGACAATGAGCGGGCGGCGTTCGAACAAATGCTGAGCGACCTGCTGTCCTTGACCGGCAGCCAGTTCGGCTTCATCGGCGAAGTGCTCCGCCATGACAATCAGATCCCCTATCTGAAGATCGGGGCCATTACCAATATCGCCTGGAGCCCGGAAACGCAGGCGCTGTATCAGGAAGTGGAGCGACGAGGGCTGATTTTCGATCGTCTCGACAATATTCTGGGCAAACCCATGGTGACCGGGGAAGTCATCGTCTCCAACGACCTTGAAACCGATCCCCGCCGGGGAGGCTTGCCCAGCGGCCATCCACCCATCACAGCGTATATTGGCATCCCGGTGTTTTCCGGGGACAGACAGATCGGCCTCATTGGTCTTGCCAACCGCCTGGGCGGTTACACCGCCAGGCTCGCCGAAGAGCTTGAACCTCTGCTGCAAACCGTAGGCAACCTGATCGAGCGCAAGCGGCTCTACCAGGAGAAACGCGAACACCAGAAGAGTCTCGAGCAGGCTGCCAACTTTGACGCACTTACCGGGCTGCCAAACCGGCGCAGACTGACAGCCCTGTTTGAGCAGGAGCTGTTTGAGGCCAAACAGCGAGAGGGCCTGGTGTCTGTCTGTTTTATTGATCTCGACGGTTTCAAGGAAATCAACGACCTGCACGGCCACGCCGTGGGTGATGCGGTACTTAAATCCATCGCCCAGAGGCTGTTATCGAGCATTCGCGCCCACGATATCGTTGCCCGTCTGGGAGGTGACGAGTTTGTGGCCATACTTCGGGATGTCGATGATGCGCGGGTTTATGCCCGGCTGCTGGAGGCCATCAGGCGGCCGATCAACTACCGCCATCATATACTGAACCTTTCAGCCAGTATGGGTGTGACCATCTACCCGGATGATGACGCCGACGCCGACCTGCTGATACGCCATGCTGACCAGGCCATGTATGCCGCCAAGGAAGCCGGCAAGAACACTTACACCCTGTTCGATCTGGACTCCCACTTTTCCCGCAAGGAACGGGTAAAAGTCATCGAGCAGATCGGCGATGCCATCAGGCTCGGCCAGCTCGAACTCTACTATCAGCCCAAGGTCAGTTTCACCAGACACTGCCTTGAGGGTTTCGAGGCACTGATACGCTGGAACCACCCTGTGCAAGGGCTGCTGAGTCCTGATTACTTCCTCGAACACATTGAATACACGGAATACGCCCGCAGTGTCGGTAACTTTGTTATTCGCGAAGCTATCACACGCTTACAGGAATTTGCGGACAGCCGGCTTCCGTATACTGTGAGTGTTAACCTCAGCCCCTCCCATTTTCTGGGCCCGGATTTCCGTGATGACCTTGCCAGCGCCCTTGGCGATTGCCCCCACGACATCCGCTCCAACCTGATTCTCGAAATTCTCGAAACCACCGCCCTGGACGATACCCACAGGGTACTGGAGAATCTGCAGGCCTGCCGTGACCTGGGCGTGGACATGTCACTTGATGATTTCGGCACCGGTTACTCCTCGCTGGATCTCTTCCGCCGTCTGCCTGCACAGGAAATCAAGATCGACAGGTCCTTTGTCATGGATATGCTGGATAACAATGATAACTTTATGATTGTCAGCGCCATTGTCAGTTTGTCCCAGAGTTTCCAGCGCCGCCTCGTCGCGGAAGGCATTGAATCCGCTCCGGTGGAAGCTAAATTGATGGAGCTGGGGTGCGAGCTGGGGCAGGGCTTTTTCTACAGCAGGCCGATGCCGCTGGAAAAAGCGCTGGAATGGGCAAGCCACTTTACCTGGAGTACTCGAGCCAACAGTCCCGATTCCTAG
- a CDS encoding PAS domain S-box protein — MEDTHKYPNAASHDRLRRSAKDLLDHGVPPPSRGGTLGVDALKLLYERASNPEAAADAVKLLHELQTYQVELDLLYEQIEANEHELREERGHYRSLYEQAPAAYLILANDGAIIEVNEAAGVLFGDSTTNLAGMALSALLAPGQEAVVNPLFRNPWEQSSANATVELPDHRHVTISAKPAADGDSILMILTEATNNSDRF; from the coding sequence ATGGAAGACACACACAAATACCCGAATGCCGCAAGCCATGATCGGCTGCGACGCAGCGCCAAGGACCTGCTCGACCACGGAGTACCGCCACCCAGCCGAGGCGGCACACTGGGTGTGGATGCACTGAAACTGCTGTACGAGCGTGCCAGCAACCCCGAAGCGGCCGCCGACGCCGTCAAGTTACTCCATGAGCTGCAGACGTATCAGGTGGAGCTTGATCTTCTCTACGAACAGATTGAGGCCAATGAACATGAACTCAGAGAGGAGCGGGGCCATTACCGGTCACTCTATGAACAGGCACCGGCCGCCTATCTGATTCTGGCCAACGACGGTGCCATCATTGAAGTCAACGAGGCTGCCGGCGTGCTTTTCGGCGATTCCACCACGAATCTTGCCGGTATGGCCCTGAGCGCACTTCTGGCACCCGGCCAGGAAGCTGTTGTGAACCCACTGTTCAGGAATCCCTGGGAACAGAGCTCAGCGAATGCAACGGTTGAACTCCCGGACCACAGGCACGTGACAATCAGCGCAAAGCCTGCGGCTGATGGTGACAGCATTCTGATGATCCTGACTGAAGCCACGAATAACTCTGACAGGTTCTGA
- a CDS encoding FAD-binding oxidoreductase — MTIRNFWGWGNEESAFDDQQIGQLRHLVGRQFGGVELTCQAPPTLADLAMPEPRLQPPQSLLPIISTDRRDRASHTYGKSFRDIVRGLEGDYRCAPDLIARPSTEQELLDVLDYASRCGAAVIPYGGGSSVVGGTEPRYEGDWAGTITVDMESFSRILEVDRTSRAAHIEGGIYGPALEDGLRPHGFTLRHFPQSFEFSTLGGWIATRSGGHFATLYTHIDDLVEATRVVTPRGSLETRRLPGSGAGPSPDRLFLGSEGILGFVTSAWMRLQARPEFRATRTVHFGDFFQGAEAVRRLSQSGLYPTNCRLIDAREALINGIGNGSKHLLIIGFESADHPVDAWLERALEIVADAGGSVQASREQTPDKGQAGDWRQQFIRAPYMRDALIRLGLVAETFETAITWDRFEAFHQGVSETVNRVTREVCGKAFVTCRFTHVYPDGPAPYYTVIAPGRRGDQVKQWDEIKLAVMETLIDLGGTITHHHAVGRDHRPGYDRQRPELFADVLRSAKQTLDPDGLLNPGVLI, encoded by the coding sequence ATGACAATACGCAATTTCTGGGGTTGGGGTAACGAGGAAAGCGCATTTGATGACCAGCAGATTGGCCAGCTTCGCCATCTGGTCGGTAGGCAGTTTGGAGGCGTGGAACTGACCTGCCAGGCCCCACCGACGTTGGCCGACCTGGCTATGCCGGAACCCCGGTTGCAGCCTCCGCAATCATTGTTGCCCATTATTTCCACGGACCGCCGGGATCGGGCCAGCCACACCTACGGCAAATCCTTCCGGGACATTGTGCGGGGCCTGGAGGGGGATTACCGCTGCGCGCCGGACCTCATTGCCCGCCCGTCCACCGAACAGGAACTGCTGGACGTGCTGGACTACGCCAGCCGCTGCGGTGCTGCCGTAATTCCCTACGGCGGCGGCTCCAGTGTGGTGGGTGGAACCGAGCCCCGCTACGAGGGTGACTGGGCGGGTACCATTACCGTCGACATGGAGAGCTTCAGCCGCATCCTCGAGGTGGACCGGACGTCCCGGGCAGCCCATATAGAGGGTGGCATCTACGGGCCCGCCCTCGAGGACGGTTTGCGTCCCCATGGTTTTACCCTGCGGCATTTCCCTCAGTCTTTCGAGTTCTCGACCCTGGGTGGCTGGATCGCCACCCGCTCTGGCGGCCACTTCGCCACGCTCTATACCCACATTGACGACCTGGTGGAAGCCACCCGTGTGGTAACACCCAGGGGATCGCTGGAAACCAGGAGACTGCCGGGCTCGGGCGCCGGCCCTTCGCCGGACCGACTGTTTCTGGGCTCCGAAGGCATTCTCGGCTTCGTGACATCGGCGTGGATGCGCTTGCAGGCCAGGCCGGAGTTCAGGGCCACCCGAACAGTGCATTTCGGAGACTTTTTCCAGGGCGCGGAAGCGGTTCGCCGGTTGTCCCAGTCCGGCCTTTACCCCACCAATTGCCGGCTAATCGATGCCCGTGAAGCCCTGATCAACGGTATCGGTAATGGTAGTAAGCACTTACTTATTATCGGCTTCGAATCTGCTGACCATCCGGTGGATGCTTGGTTGGAGCGGGCCCTGGAAATTGTCGCCGACGCTGGCGGATCGGTTCAGGCCAGCCGGGAGCAGACGCCTGATAAAGGTCAGGCCGGTGACTGGCGCCAGCAATTTATCCGCGCGCCCTACATGCGGGATGCACTGATTCGCCTGGGGCTGGTGGCGGAAACCTTCGAAACCGCGATTACCTGGGACAGGTTCGAAGCCTTCCACCAGGGCGTCAGCGAGACTGTGAACCGGGTTACCCGTGAGGTTTGCGGCAAGGCGTTTGTCACCTGCCGTTTCACCCACGTCTATCCCGACGGCCCCGCGCCCTACTACACCGTGATTGCCCCGGGCCGGCGTGGTGACCAGGTAAAACAGTGGGACGAGATCAAGCTGGCGGTGATGGAAACCCTGATCGACCTGGGTGGCACCATTACCCATCACCATGCTGTGGGCCGTGATCACCGGCCCGGCTATGATCGCCAGCGGCCGGAGCTGTTTGCTGATGTGCTGCGTTCAGCCAAACAGACGTTGGACCCTGATGGTCTGTTGAACCCGGGGGTGCTGATATAG